A region of Streptomyces sp. TG1A-60 DNA encodes the following proteins:
- a CDS encoding VTT domain-containing protein, with the protein MLDAATRSGGTATVLPRTAATDLAVAAPVTVPAVPLGRAARWGRVLLSPWARFSLLVALLTGAVSTVLLFEPQRLLADGWPPQLSGAAAAVVFAVAYGLCTVAFVPRPILNLAAGALFGAQLGLASALSGTVLGAGLAFGLGRVLGQDALRPLLRHRWLKSADGQLSRHGFRSMLAARLFPGVPFWAANYCASVSRMGYLPFLLATALGSVPNTAAYAVAGARASTPTSPAFLIAMACIAVPALIGATVAWRKRHHLRVR; encoded by the coding sequence CCGCCACCCGCTCTGGGGGCACCGCCACGGTCCTTCCCCGGACCGCCGCCACGGACCTCGCCGTCGCCGCACCTGTCACCGTTCCGGCCGTGCCGCTGGGGCGTGCCGCCCGCTGGGGCAGAGTGCTTCTCTCGCCGTGGGCTCGCTTCTCGCTGCTCGTGGCGCTGCTCACGGGCGCCGTGTCGACGGTGCTGCTGTTCGAGCCGCAGCGGCTGCTGGCCGACGGCTGGCCGCCCCAGCTGAGCGGCGCCGCGGCGGCCGTGGTGTTCGCGGTGGCGTACGGGCTGTGCACGGTCGCCTTCGTCCCCCGGCCGATCCTCAACCTCGCGGCGGGCGCCCTCTTCGGTGCCCAGCTGGGTCTGGCCTCGGCGCTCTCGGGCACGGTCCTCGGGGCCGGCCTCGCCTTCGGCCTGGGCCGCGTGCTCGGGCAGGACGCGCTGCGCCCCCTCCTGCGCCACCGCTGGCTGAAGTCCGCGGACGGCCAGCTCAGCCGCCACGGCTTCCGCTCGATGCTGGCGGCCCGGCTGTTCCCCGGGGTGCCGTTCTGGGCCGCGAACTACTGCGCGTCCGTCTCGCGCATGGGCTACCTGCCCTTCCTTCTGGCCACCGCGCTCGGCTCCGTCCCGAACACCGCCGCCTACGCCGTGGCCGGCGCCCGCGCCTCGACACCGACCTCGCCGGCCTTCCTGATCGCCATGGCGTGCATCGCGGTCCCGGCCCTGATCGGCGCGACGGTGGCCTGGCGCAAGCGCCACCACCTGCGAGTCCGCTGA